The window GACGCAACGTGGGATTCTGACACGACGCGGGATCCTGACGCAGCGCGGGATACTGATGCAACGCAGGATCCTGACACTTCCAGAGGAGACCCTGACACTTCCAGAGGAGACCCTGATATTTCCAGAGGAGACCCTGACACTGCCAGAGGAGACCCTGACACTTCCAGAGGAGACTCTGACACTTCCAGTGGAGACACTGACACTTCCAGAGGAGACCCTGATACTTCCAGAGGAGACCCCGACACTTCCAGT is drawn from Octopus bimaculoides isolate UCB-OBI-ISO-001 unplaced genomic scaffold, ASM119413v2 Scaffold_151840, whole genome shotgun sequence and contains these coding sequences:
- the LOC128251407 gene encoding zonadhesin-like — its product is MQRRILTLPEETLTLPEETLIFPEETLTLPEETLTLPEETLTLPVETLTLPEETLILPEETPTLPVETLTLPEETLTLPEETLILPEETPTLPEETLTLPEETLTLPEETLTLPDELVILKTIWQHLE